In one window of Fibrobacter sp. DNA:
- a CDS encoding NTP transferase domain-containing protein — MSVHCVVPARMGSSRFPGKPLIKIAGKEMIVRTLERALLAECFERIVCATDSEQIAEVVSRAGFEFILTGPAHTGSDRVSDAARALDLDLVVNLQGDEPLVEPDVLARVAADLEQHPDCWVTVACPLKPEEAMVKTVVKVLVKDGLAVDFTREVPPSEAHLWYQHQGIYAYSRAARDEFSSLPQNQVELERSLEQMRILGRRPIRIVQSEYPSISVDVPSDVIAVEGALRKFSR, encoded by the coding sequence ATGTCCGTCCATTGTGTCGTTCCGGCCCGCATGGGTTCATCCCGCTTTCCGGGAAAGCCCCTGATTAAGATTGCCGGCAAGGAGATGATTGTGCGGACTCTCGAAAGAGCCCTGCTGGCCGAGTGCTTTGAACGCATTGTCTGTGCCACGGACTCTGAACAAATTGCCGAAGTAGTTTCTAGGGCCGGTTTTGAGTTTATCTTGACCGGCCCTGCCCATACCGGTTCGGACCGTGTGTCCGATGCCGCCAGGGCCTTGGATCTTGACCTTGTGGTAAACCTTCAGGGTGACGAACCCCTGGTGGAACCCGATGTTCTTGCCCGGGTTGCTGCAGACCTTGAACAGCATCCCGACTGCTGGGTGACGGTGGCCTGCCCGCTGAAGCCCGAGGAAGCCATGGTCAAGACCGTTGTTAAAGTTTTAGTAAAAGACGGTCTCGCCGTTGATTTTACCAGGGAAGTGCCTCCTTCAGAAGCCCACCTCTGGTATCAGCATCAGGGCATCTACGCCTATTCTAGGGCTGCCCGTGACGAGTTCTCATCTTTACCGCAGAATCAGGTGGAACTGGAACGTTCCCTGGAGCAGATGCGCATCTTGGGCCGTCGCCCGATCCGTATCGTCCAGAGTGAATATCCGTCCATCTCTGTGGATGTTCCCTCCGACGTTATTGCGGTGGAAGGGGCATTACGTAAGTTCTCTAGATAG
- a CDS encoding helix-hairpin-helix domain-containing protein, whose translation MNSNEKKILNLAVFLFILGVVIRFLPWGLPSIETFQVGEPVVVPVSDPAPGGGLALESDGSPSVPHKEALSAESPELSNQDFTDKVNRKKAKSTKRKVHLPLAINSASAEDLCALNGVGPKLAEKIVAYREGAGPFKTPKDLEKVPGIGKKKLEAMLPGVIFD comes from the coding sequence ATGAATTCAAACGAAAAGAAAATCCTTAACCTGGCCGTCTTTCTTTTTATCCTTGGGGTGGTGATTCGCTTTCTGCCCTGGGGCTTGCCTTCCATAGAAACTTTCCAGGTGGGGGAGCCTGTTGTGGTTCCCGTTTCGGACCCTGCTCCTGGGGGTGGGCTCGCTCTGGAATCCGACGGATCGCCCTCTGTGCCCCATAAGGAGGCTCTGTCTGCGGAGAGCCCGGAACTCTCCAATCAGGATTTTACAGACAAAGTAAATAGAAAGAAGGCGAAATCGACGAAGCGGAAGGTTCATTTGCCCCTGGCAATTAACAGCGCCTCTGCCGAGGATCTTTGCGCCTTGAACGGGGTTGGGCCTAAGCTTGCCGAGAAGATTGTTGCCTACAGGGAGGGGGCTGGCCCCTTCAAAACTCCCAAAGACCTTGAAAAAGTGCCCGGAATTGGCAAGAAAAAGTTGGAAGCGATGCTTCCTGGGGTGATTTTTGATTAA
- the thiL gene encoding thiamine-phosphate kinase: protein MRENSPKVRSWLGVGDDCAIFDGWLATKDLSVENSHFRLDWSTPEQAVEKHIVSNVSDISSMGGRPRIAFLGLCLNRNWPEEIRNRVRDAFAQGFAKRGITLLGGDTVSGDVGMFSTTLLGELAGNEPLLRSGARTGDNLYVNGTLGKSGAGLWLLMNHPEDRSLFPELVEYHLNPRIKEMSGATLVELGVRGACMDISDGLSSELNHLAGSSGVNLRIFEELLPIDPEVKRMCDHYGLNPLEFALNGGEEYQLLFSAADSDSIFSGENKNLGKVYRIGLALNKGASPKVEMLCLDGEDRPVQPRAWSHL from the coding sequence TTGAGGGAAAATTCCCCAAAGGTTAGATCCTGGCTTGGGGTTGGGGATGACTGCGCTATTTTTGACGGCTGGCTGGCCACCAAGGACCTGTCTGTAGAGAATTCCCATTTCAGGTTGGACTGGTCTACGCCGGAGCAGGCTGTAGAGAAGCACATCGTGTCCAATGTCTCGGATATTTCCTCTATGGGAGGTCGTCCCCGCATTGCCTTTCTTGGGCTGTGCCTAAATCGGAACTGGCCCGAGGAAATCAGGAATCGTGTTCGTGACGCCTTTGCCCAGGGCTTTGCCAAGCGGGGAATCACCTTGCTTGGCGGTGATACTGTTTCCGGAGACGTGGGCATGTTTTCTACCACGTTGCTAGGGGAACTTGCCGGGAATGAACCCTTGCTCAGGTCCGGTGCTCGTACGGGGGATAATTTGTATGTAAACGGGACTTTGGGAAAGTCTGGCGCAGGACTTTGGCTCCTGATGAATCATCCAGAAGACAGGAGCCTGTTCCCGGAGTTGGTGGAGTACCATTTGAATCCCCGGATCAAGGAAATGTCTGGCGCAACCCTGGTGGAACTTGGCGTAAGAGGGGCCTGCATGGACATCAGCGATGGACTGTCTTCGGAGCTGAACCATCTTGCCGGATCCTCTGGCGTAAACCTGCGGATTTTTGAAGAATTGCTTCCCATAGACCCGGAAGTAAAACGAATGTGCGACCATTATGGCCTAAATCCTCTGGAATTTGCCTTAAATGGGGGTGAGGAATACCAGTTGCTTTTCTCCGCCGCCGATTCAGATAGTATATTTAGTGGCGAAAACAAAAATTTGGGTAAGGTGTATCGGATTGGATTGGCCCTGAATAAAGGCGCGTCGCCCAAGGTCGAAATGCTTTGCCTGGATGGAGAAGATAGGCCCGTGCAACCGCGGGCATGGTCACATTTATGA
- the gatC gene encoding Asp-tRNA(Asn)/Glu-tRNA(Gln) amidotransferase subunit GatC produces the protein MLEREEVLKLAKLSRLSVSEEEIPALKGHLDNMLNHLEALKALDLSHVEPMTAVENGATILREDVPVQGFSLDQAFANAPAVENDHFAIPKVIGG, from the coding sequence ATGCTTGAACGTGAAGAAGTATTGAAATTGGCAAAGCTTTCCCGCCTGAGCGTTTCCGAAGAGGAAATTCCCGCTCTCAAGGGTCATCTGGACAACATGCTCAACCATCTGGAAGCTCTCAAGGCTCTGGACCTTTCCCATGTTGAACCCATGACCGCTGTCGAAAACGGCGCTACCATCCTCCGTGAAGATGTTCCCGTACAGGGCTTCTCCCTGGATCAGGCTTTTGCCAACGCCCCGGCAGTGGAAAACGACCACTTTGCCATTCCCAAGGTGATTGGCGGCTAG
- a CDS encoding adenosine kinase has product MKTVLGVGAALVDILANVSDEWMESQGVKKGGMNSVDWPQMEKFLKALENPLRVPGGSTCNTMVGIAKLGGKAAFISKVGRDELGELFQKHLVDSKVESRMGIADAATGCVFSAVTPDAERSMWTFLGASSNLGENDFTPALFDGVGLLFAEGYNAFNTECFKKSFALARSLGVETALDFSSFGVVDACRKTFDELFEDKMIDIVIANEDEAFAYAGVKEEAALDEIAKKAKVAVVKLGKRGALIAKDGVVTRVGAGAAKAIDTTGAGDLWAAGFIYGYMNGWDMERAGKLGSVVSNEVVQVMGAQIPESGWDRIRKELD; this is encoded by the coding sequence ATGAAGACTGTTCTTGGTGTTGGTGCCGCCCTTGTAGATATTCTTGCCAATGTCAGTGACGAATGGATGGAATCCCAGGGAGTCAAGAAAGGCGGAATGAATTCCGTAGATTGGCCCCAGATGGAAAAGTTTCTGAAGGCCCTCGAGAATCCTTTGCGCGTTCCGGGTGGTTCTACCTGCAATACCATGGTGGGCATTGCCAAGTTAGGCGGCAAGGCAGCCTTTATCAGTAAGGTGGGCCGAGACGAACTGGGCGAACTTTTCCAGAAGCATTTGGTTGATTCCAAGGTGGAATCCAGAATGGGCATCGCCGATGCCGCCACGGGTTGCGTGTTCAGCGCGGTAACTCCCGATGCGGAACGCTCCATGTGGACATTCCTCGGTGCATCCAGCAACCTTGGGGAAAATGATTTTACTCCCGCCCTCTTCGATGGGGTTGGCTTGCTTTTTGCCGAAGGCTATAATGCCTTTAATACGGAATGCTTCAAGAAGTCTTTTGCTCTAGCCCGTTCGCTTGGTGTGGAAACCGCCCTGGATTTCAGTTCCTTTGGTGTGGTGGACGCCTGTCGCAAGACCTTTGACGAATTATTCGAAGACAAGATGATCGATATCGTCATTGCAAACGAGGATGAAGCTTTTGCCTATGCCGGAGTCAAGGAAGAGGCTGCTTTGGATGAAATTGCCAAGAAGGCCAAGGTGGCTGTGGTAAAGCTAGGCAAACGCGGTGCCCTGATTGCCAAGGATGGCGTGGTAACCCGGGTTGGCGCCGGTGCCGCAAAGGCTATCGATACCACGGGAGCCGGCGATCTTTGGGCTGCAGGATTTATCTATGGCTACATGAACGGCTGGGATATGGAACGTGCCGGTAAATTGGGCAGTGTGGTTTCCAACGAAGTAGTCCAGGTCATGGGCGCCCAGATTCCAGAAAGTGGCTGGGACCGGATTCGAAAAGAGCTGGATTAG
- a CDS encoding UvrD-helicase domain-containing protein: protein MANIVDGSVLDRELNPEQAAAAKKIDGPMLILAGAGSGKTRCITYKIAHLVSSHGVDSDRILAVTFTNKAAREMKDRIQKLLDARLSFSWMGTFHSVCLRLLKLCLSKESVVAAMAGPNGKWYDGNFSIYDDDDQKRILKEILKDDMGDDFDAAEVKKIHGAISRYKNTVLYGVNKMPQLQTPDVALQRADYSDEERRARYYAAYQKKLMESNAMDFDDLLFNTVYMLQKLPNLATQLATRFQYVVVDEYQDTNDVQYELLKLMINAQKNVTVVGDDDQSIYGWRGANIKIIRNFHQDFTPVTIVKLERNYRSTANIVKGAGSVIAHNVRPAEMQKVVFSKQEAGELIHVRHFMDDRSEASTIADTIAKAGPDFYSKTAVFYRTNAQSRALEKALNDRRIPSVIFGGTRFWDRKEIKDVIAYLRLLANDRDDAAYLRVINTPPRAIGKTTVENILERERNGEGSFWDNLLQEANSPGRAAPKLKGFTDLVLGWRSLIAAGETPLPILAERVIKDIGYKDFLRKEDEITADERIGNLDEMVNAIREFDEDHPGATLDAFLQDISLLTDGDKKVDTSKGMVTLMTIHMAKGLEFNTVHIAGCDEEIFPLVRGSMTMSMQEQNEQMEEERRLFYVGCTRAEKTLYLYHAERRFFQGNIRPFAPSRFLKELDPTVVDFVPCNDFGGGFGNSFGGFGGNDFNQDFSGGSGYSRPMRPNLPPPIPRRPSSGSFSGSSRGYGSSYGGNSYSGGYSRPSAVPDSVRKNDKRIVYRNPVKMAAPAPAAPSGPHVVYDEYSENPYHPGVRVRHAKYGIGVIQKCYGTGDNARVDVRFANESTTRTIILKYAALQIIG, encoded by the coding sequence ATGGCGAATATTGTTGATGGAAGCGTTCTTGATAGGGAATTGAATCCGGAGCAGGCTGCTGCTGCTAAGAAGATTGACGGCCCCATGCTGATTCTTGCCGGTGCAGGTTCGGGAAAGACCCGTTGCATTACCTATAAGATTGCCCATCTTGTTTCTAGCCATGGGGTGGATTCCGACCGCATTCTTGCGGTGACTTTTACCAATAAGGCCGCTCGCGAGATGAAGGACCGTATCCAGAAGTTGCTGGACGCACGTCTGTCCTTCAGCTGGATGGGAACCTTCCATTCCGTATGTCTCCGTCTGCTTAAGCTTTGCCTGTCCAAGGAATCTGTCGTAGCCGCCATGGCTGGGCCAAACGGCAAGTGGTACGACGGTAATTTTTCCATCTACGACGATGACGACCAGAAGCGAATCCTCAAGGAAATCCTGAAGGACGACATGGGGGATGACTTTGACGCCGCCGAGGTGAAGAAGATCCATGGTGCAATTTCTAGATACAAGAATACGGTTCTGTATGGCGTCAACAAGATGCCCCAGCTGCAGACTCCCGATGTTGCATTACAGCGTGCAGACTACAGCGATGAGGAGCGCCGCGCCAGATATTATGCGGCCTACCAGAAAAAGCTGATGGAGTCCAATGCCATGGACTTCGACGACCTGCTGTTCAATACAGTCTACATGCTGCAGAAATTGCCCAACCTGGCAACCCAGCTGGCAACCCGCTTTCAGTACGTTGTGGTGGACGAATACCAGGATACCAACGACGTCCAGTATGAACTGTTGAAGTTGATGATCAACGCCCAGAAGAACGTTACCGTGGTCGGTGACGACGACCAGAGTATCTACGGCTGGCGCGGTGCGAACATCAAGATTATCCGTAATTTCCATCAGGACTTTACTCCTGTGACTATCGTGAAGCTGGAACGGAACTACCGCTCCACTGCAAACATCGTGAAGGGCGCCGGTTCCGTAATCGCCCATAACGTGCGACCTGCCGAGATGCAGAAGGTGGTTTTCTCCAAGCAGGAGGCCGGCGAACTGATTCATGTTCGTCACTTTATGGACGACCGCTCCGAGGCAAGCACCATTGCCGATACGATCGCCAAGGCCGGTCCTGATTTCTATTCCAAGACGGCTGTGTTCTACAGAACCAACGCCCAGTCCCGCGCCCTTGAAAAGGCATTGAACGACCGCCGTATTCCCTCGGTCATTTTCGGTGGAACAAGGTTCTGGGACCGCAAGGAAATCAAGGATGTTATCGCCTATCTCCGCTTGCTGGCCAATGACCGCGACGATGCCGCCTACCTTCGCGTTATCAATACGCCGCCCCGTGCCATCGGAAAGACTACCGTAGAGAATATTCTAGAACGAGAACGCAACGGCGAAGGATCCTTCTGGGACAATCTGTTGCAGGAGGCAAACAGCCCCGGTCGCGCCGCCCCAAAGCTGAAGGGCTTTACCGACCTTGTCCTGGGTTGGCGCTCCCTTATTGCGGCAGGGGAGACTCCGCTTCCCATTCTTGCAGAACGGGTCATCAAGGACATTGGCTATAAGGATTTCCTGCGTAAGGAAGATGAAATTACTGCAGACGAACGCATCGGCAACTTGGACGAAATGGTGAACGCCATTCGCGAATTTGACGAAGACCATCCCGGTGCAACCTTGGACGCCTTCCTTCAGGATATCTCCCTTTTGACCGATGGTGACAAGAAGGTGGATACCTCCAAGGGCATGGTCACCCTCATGACCATCCATATGGCCAAGGGCCTGGAATTCAATACGGTCCATATCGCCGGCTGCGACGAGGAAATCTTCCCGCTGGTTCGAGGCAGTATGACCATGTCTATGCAGGAGCAGAACGAGCAGATGGAAGAGGAACGCCGCCTGTTCTACGTGGGCTGCACCCGCGCCGAAAAGACTCTGTACCTCTATCATGCAGAACGTCGCTTCTTCCAGGGAAACATCCGCCCCTTCGCTCCTTCCAGATTCCTGAAAGAACTGGACCCGACCGTAGTTGACTTCGTTCCCTGTAACGATTTCGGTGGTGGTTTCGGCAACAGCTTTGGAGGCTTTGGCGGAAACGACTTTAACCAGGATTTCTCCGGCGGCAGCGGTTACAGCAGGCCCATGCGTCCCAATCTTCCGCCGCCGATCCCCCGCAGGCCTTCCTCCGGCAGTTTCAGCGGTTCATCCCGTGGATACGGAAGTTCCTATGGCGGCAACAGCTACAGTGGTGGCTACAGCCGTCCTTCCGCGGTTCCCGATTCCGTCCGTAAGAACGACAAGCGCATCGTTTACCGCAATCCGGTAAAGATGGCTGCCCCGGCGCCTGCCGCTCCCTCCGGCCCTCACGTGGTCTACGACGAGTACAGCGAGAATCCCTACCATCCGGGAGTAAGGGTGCGCCACGCCAAGTACGGCATCGGCGTCATCCAGAAGTGCTACGGTACCGGAGACAACGCCCGTGTGGATGTGCGCTTTGCAAACGAGTCTACCACCAGGACCATTATCCTGAAGTACGCCGCCCTGCAAATCATAGGATAA
- the coaD gene encoding pantetheine-phosphate adenylyltransferase translates to MKEPENKIKLPEAAAVKIAVFAGSFDPFTIGHLDIVERAASMFDELWVLLAVNASKKYMLSQDVRLELVRRAVAHLPNVKVAAFDGLTVDFMKSVGAKFLVRGIRTGADLDYEQTVSWNNKILYPECETVLLSSAQEHLAISSTVVRELLKCGVAHNENGGEILTRYVPAGLIDLLLENFGK, encoded by the coding sequence ATGAAAGAACCCGAAAATAAGATAAAATTGCCGGAGGCCGCTGCCGTAAAAATTGCGGTCTTTGCAGGATCCTTTGATCCTTTTACAATAGGCCACCTGGATATTGTAGAGCGTGCCGCGTCCATGTTCGATGAACTGTGGGTATTGCTTGCGGTAAATGCCTCCAAGAAGTATATGCTGTCACAGGATGTTCGCTTGGAACTTGTCCGCCGCGCTGTGGCTCATTTGCCCAATGTAAAGGTAGCCGCCTTCGATGGGCTAACTGTTGATTTCATGAAATCCGTGGGAGCCAAGTTCTTGGTTCGTGGAATCAGGACCGGCGCCGATCTGGATTATGAGCAGACCGTTTCTTGGAACAACAAGATCCTTTACCCTGAATGCGAAACTGTTTTGCTTTCAAGCGCACAGGAACACTTGGCTATTAGCAGCACCGTTGTCCGCGAACTTTTGAAGTGCGGCGTTGCCCACAACGAGAACGGTGGCGAAATTTTGACCAGGTATGTTCCTGCAGGCCTGATTGACTTGCTTCTTGAAAATTTTGGAAAGTAG
- the tadA gene encoding Flp pilus assembly complex ATPase component TadA: MISNTKMNLGQLLLRQGVLDEDQLAHAEAEHKRTGLMLSKILVRLGMVSEDTLTSILGVQMQSTTKMRIGEMLLAQGFINEEQLNQALETQKSSGKRLGRTLVDLGFMPEERLIEILSRQFEVPYVKLDSFAIDPDAYTYLPEDMCKQYKVVPLFVQNNDDARFGQRSVMTIAMTDPTNMRTIGVVKFKVKMDVDVVMASEADVQKAIERVFAGHGATEESLADLIGESKEGEELETVERGANNDEPELSDEEGRQVVKIVTTLIHEAIARKASDIHLEPQETYLKLRYRIDGDLQVMSPIPARLMPQILSRIKLLSKMDIAEKRKPLDGRFTVRYKGSEVDLRVSSFPISLRKRGVCEKIVMRILNPNSGQFPLKDMGFDPRVLKQFIDAINAPNGIVLVTGPTGSGKSTTLYASIGEILDSTINISTMEDPVELNIDGVNQGQINNAAGFTFAAGIRALLRQDPDVIMIGEMRDQETSSMAIEAALTGHLVFSTLHTNDAAGAFPRLLEMGLEPFLVSTAIKGVLAQRLVRRICKNCKEPYEISQEMRDELHLSPDMQFYHGRGCEKCDGSGYKGRAGIYEFLVPNESVRNLIIKRSSGDVIKRAAMQECDMITLRMDGISKALQGITTLEQAVGASAADD; this comes from the coding sequence ATGATTAGTAATACGAAGATGAATTTAGGTCAGCTTCTCTTGCGCCAGGGTGTCCTGGACGAAGACCAGCTGGCTCATGCCGAGGCGGAACATAAGCGTACCGGTCTTATGCTCAGCAAGATCCTGGTTCGTCTGGGCATGGTGAGCGAAGATACCCTTACAAGCATTCTGGGTGTGCAGATGCAGTCTACCACCAAGATGCGTATCGGTGAGATGCTCCTTGCGCAAGGTTTCATCAATGAAGAACAGCTGAATCAGGCTCTGGAAACTCAAAAGTCTTCCGGCAAGCGCCTTGGACGTACCTTGGTGGATTTGGGCTTCATGCCCGAGGAACGCCTGATCGAGATTCTGTCTAGGCAGTTCGAGGTTCCCTACGTCAAGCTGGATTCCTTTGCCATCGACCCGGATGCCTACACCTACCTTCCCGAAGACATGTGTAAGCAGTACAAGGTTGTTCCGCTCTTTGTTCAGAATAACGACGACGCCCGCTTTGGCCAGCGTTCCGTAATGACCATCGCCATGACGGACCCCACCAACATGCGAACCATCGGTGTGGTCAAGTTCAAGGTGAAGATGGATGTGGACGTTGTCATGGCTTCCGAAGCCGACGTCCAGAAGGCTATCGAACGAGTTTTTGCCGGTCATGGCGCTACCGAAGAATCCTTGGCCGACCTTATCGGCGAGTCCAAGGAAGGCGAGGAACTGGAAACCGTCGAACGTGGCGCAAACAACGACGAACCGGAACTGTCTGACGAAGAAGGCCGCCAGGTGGTGAAGATCGTGACGACCCTGATTCACGAAGCTATCGCCCGTAAGGCTTCCGATATTCACCTGGAACCTCAGGAAACCTACCTGAAGCTCCGCTACCGTATTGATGGTGACCTGCAGGTCATGTCTCCCATTCCTGCTCGTCTCATGCCCCAGATTCTTTCCCGTATCAAGCTGCTTTCCAAGATGGACATCGCAGAAAAGCGTAAGCCCTTGGATGGTCGTTTTACGGTGCGCTACAAGGGTTCCGAAGTTGACCTTCGTGTGTCTTCGTTCCCCATCTCTCTCCGTAAGCGCGGCGTTTGCGAAAAGATCGTTATGCGTATCTTGAACCCGAACTCCGGTCAGTTCCCCTTGAAGGACATGGGCTTTGACCCCCGAGTTCTCAAGCAGTTCATCGACGCCATTAACGCTCCTAACGGCATCGTGCTTGTTACCGGTCCGACTGGTTCCGGTAAGTCTACTACGCTTTACGCATCTATTGGTGAAATTCTTGATAGTACTATTAACATTTCTACCATGGAAGACCCTGTGGAATTGAATATCGACGGCGTCAACCAGGGACAGATCAACAATGCGGCCGGGTTTACGTTTGCCGCGGGCATTCGTGCCTTGCTCCGTCAGGACCCTGACGTGATCATGATCGGTGAAATGCGTGACCAGGAAACCTCTTCAATGGCTATCGAAGCTGCTTTGACGGGTCACTTGGTCTTCAGTACCTTGCATACCAACGATGCTGCCGGTGCATTCCCACGTCTTTTGGAAATGGGCCTGGAACCCTTCCTTGTGTCTACTGCAATCAAGGGCGTTCTTGCTCAGCGACTTGTCCGTCGTATCTGTAAGAACTGTAAGGAACCCTACGAAATTTCCCAGGAAATGCGCGACGAACTTCACCTGTCTCCGGATATGCAGTTCTATCATGGCCGTGGCTGTGAAAAGTGCGACGGTTCCGGTTACAAGGGTCGTGCCGGTATCTACGAGTTCCTGGTGCCTAACGAATCTGTTCGTAACCTGATTATCAAGCGTTCTTCCGGCGACGTGATCAAGCGCGCCGCTATGCAGGAATGTGATATGATCACCTTGCGTATGGACGGTATTTCCAAGGCTCTGCAGGGCATTACCACGCTGGAACAGGCCGTGGGCGCATCCGCTGCGGATGACTAA
- the efp gene encoding elongation factor P: MGTVSTNEFRKKLKIIVDDQPYEIIENQFVKPGKGQAFNRVRIKNLVTGRTLERTWKSGDTVEEADVTFTEMTYLYNDGETWYFLDNDTQETMEIRKESLGGCEVWLLDGATVEVTWWKDPKSLATIPVEVIPPTFVDLMIIDAPPAVQGNTSGNVLRECTVETGAKVMIPLFIENNTKIRVDTRDGSYLERAK, translated from the coding sequence ATGGGTACTGTAAGCACCAACGAATTCCGCAAGAAGCTCAAAATCATCGTCGACGATCAGCCGTACGAAATCATCGAAAACCAGTTTGTGAAGCCGGGTAAGGGTCAGGCTTTCAACCGCGTTCGTATCAAGAACCTGGTTACCGGCCGTACTCTCGAACGTACCTGGAAGAGCGGTGACACTGTTGAAGAAGCAGATGTAACCTTTACCGAAATGACTTACCTCTACAACGATGGCGAAACCTGGTACTTCCTGGATAACGACACTCAGGAAACCATGGAAATCCGTAAGGAAAGCCTCGGTGGCTGCGAAGTATGGCTCCTCGACGGTGCAACCGTTGAAGTGACCTGGTGGAAGGACCCGAAGTCTCTGGCTACCATCCCTGTTGAAGTGATTCCGCCGACCTTCGTTGACCTCATGATCATCGACGCTCCTCCGGCAGTTCAGGGCAACACCAGCGGTAACGTTCTCCGTGAATGCACCGTTGAAACTGGCGCCAAGGTGATGATTCCGCTGTTCATCGAAAACAACACCAAGATCCGCGTGGATACCCGCGACGGTTCTTACCTCGAACGCGCTAAGTAA
- a CDS encoding rhomboid family intramembrane serine protease: MRPFKFLPKCLQVLLIANAVVFFLAFVVGGILGLHINLPGVGDGNLREYISIFGAFWPFAPEQAWRFVTYMFVHVDFWHFLFNMLMLWMFGSEVADMMGPKHFTGMYFFCGIFAAVFSLVMHWVGFTHSPIIGASGALMGIFVAYYKFFPNRMLLMFFFFPMRIKYAMWFMVGIDVFMAPSGDGVAHLAHLGGVVGGFLYMHLYEGGFGGLLSKAERAVKNARAPKFKVRDGGRDESRGNKESDNVKEPEVLEGEVFYVDEEKRMDEILRKVSKEGLNSLTDAERQFLLKAGDKIRRRRGGL; the protein is encoded by the coding sequence ATGAGACCATTTAAGTTTTTGCCCAAGTGCTTGCAGGTTTTGCTGATTGCCAACGCCGTCGTATTCTTCTTGGCTTTTGTCGTAGGAGGAATCCTTGGCTTGCATATTAATTTGCCTGGCGTAGGAGACGGAAATCTTAGGGAATATATTTCGATCTTTGGCGCCTTCTGGCCCTTTGCTCCCGAGCAGGCCTGGCGCTTTGTCACCTACATGTTTGTCCATGTGGATTTCTGGCATTTCCTGTTCAACATGCTGATGCTTTGGATGTTCGGCAGTGAAGTTGCCGACATGATGGGGCCGAAGCATTTTACAGGAATGTATTTCTTCTGCGGTATCTTTGCCGCTGTGTTCAGCCTGGTCATGCACTGGGTTGGCTTTACCCATAGCCCCATTATCGGTGCGTCTGGCGCCTTGATGGGAATCTTTGTGGCCTACTACAAGTTCTTCCCCAATCGCATGCTTTTGATGTTCTTCTTTTTCCCCATGCGCATAAAGTACGCCATGTGGTTCATGGTAGGCATCGATGTATTCATGGCACCTTCTGGAGATGGCGTTGCCCACTTGGCTCACTTGGGTGGCGTTGTGGGAGGCTTCCTCTACATGCATCTTTATGAAGGTGGTTTCGGCGGGTTGCTTTCCAAGGCGGAGCGGGCGGTCAAGAATGCCCGTGCGCCCAAGTTCAAGGTCCGCGACGGCGGTCGCGACGAGTCCCGCGGCAATAAGGAGTCTGACAACGTCAAGGAACCCGAAGTCCTGGAGGGCGAGGTGTTCTATGTTGACGAAGAAAAACGCATGGATGAAATTCTCAGGAAGGTCAGCAAGGAAGGCCTTAATTCCCTGACAGATGCGGAAAGACAATTCCTGCTGAAGGCTGGCGACAAGATCCGTCGTCGCCGTGGAGGCTTGTAA
- the rsmD gene encoding 16S rRNA (guanine(966)-N(2))-methyltransferase RsmD, translating into MPIRITGGLLRGRNVPSPDTSKTRPTASRTREALFNILQDVENFKVLDLFAGTGIMGIEAISRGAATVTAVEMAHVQAQLIHGAYKSLSLLDKLTLLEKNVLTLSRKDVCGDDGFDLIYADPPFKGVEYPDLRPFVEWLNPGGVAVFEAPSRDLPAWAKEAEEADVARIRKYGESSLVIFRKAL; encoded by the coding sequence ATGCCTATTCGCATTACAGGCGGACTTTTGCGGGGGAGGAACGTGCCGTCTCCCGATACATCCAAGACAAGGCCAACAGCATCTCGAACTCGAGAGGCCTTGTTCAATATTCTCCAGGACGTAGAAAACTTCAAGGTCCTGGACTTGTTCGCTGGAACAGGCATCATGGGTATCGAGGCCATTAGCCGCGGTGCTGCTACGGTGACTGCCGTGGAAATGGCTCACGTTCAGGCTCAGCTGATTCATGGCGCTTACAAGAGCTTATCCTTGCTGGATAAACTTACTTTGTTAGAAAAGAACGTGCTTACCTTGTCTCGAAAGGATGTCTGTGGTGATGATGGCTTTGACTTGATCTATGCGGATCCTCCTTTCAAGGGTGTAGAATACCCTGACTTGCGCCCGTTTGTGGAATGGCTCAATCCTGGTGGAGTCGCTGTTTTTGAAGCCCCCAGCCGCGATTTGCCTGCATGGGCCAAGGAAGCCGAAGAGGCTGACGTTGCCCGCATCCGCAAGTACGGTGAATCCTCCTTGGTTATTTTCCGTAAAGCTTTGTAG